The DNA sequence AAAGTTCAGATAGAAAGTGTTGAGGAGGTTGGAGCATCCAGGAAGAATTCACTCCGCAAAACAGACTCTTTGGATAGTGGCTTGACATACAGTGACCAGAGACTGGATAGGGTTTCAGAACCCCAGAGCCCAGTTCCTGGAGTCAGTGGAGGAGAAGGATCAGCCCGGGATTTTTACCCCAGCAGTGAGAGCTCATTCCAGGCTGCGCTGCAGGAGGCAAGGCTGGAGCTGCGGACAGAGATCCAAGCCCTGAATGGAAGGATGGAAGCTTTAGAAGAACGGCTTGGACAAATTCTCAGGCTGCTTTTAGAGAGTTCAAAGCCCACATCTAGTGAAGATCCAACCCCAAAAACACACAGACCCAAACTCAAAGCACAGAGCAGCATCCCAGTGTCCACACTCAGTACTCAAGACTCTGAAAATGAAGAGGTTTTGCCATAAGAAAACAGACTTTGCATTCAGTAAGCATTTGAGATGAAGCATTTGTAGCATCACTGGTGTTTTGGTGCATTCAAATTTGGCAGCTGTACCTGCAGCTTACACAGGAACGCCCAAAGTAGGAGCTTGGGTTGGTTTCTAGCTTCTGTTTACTGAGGATAAGGCTGACACCTGAACATCTGTATGGGAACAGGAGTTGGTTTCTGGATCTAAATAACTGCTAGGAACTCTAACCCGATCAGAGAACAGTGGCATGTACTgatgaatacaaaaataagagGATTTTTGTTTAGTGCTATAATGTTCAATCAGCACTTACTTTGCACACTGATAATGGAACTATTTCCCCCGccattttttccccccttttcagCATAAGTTTGTATATAAAATGCATGTCCAGCTGGGTTCTGGCTTGCCAAAAATGTACAACCCTGATGACGTCTGTacaattgaaattatatttaaatgcttgTATATTATGCAGTTGACTGCATGCAGATGTATTTATTCTCACAGAAtgcttattttcaatgtttaaatGAAAGAGACTGTTGATTGTCTTTATCACCATAATTTACATTCAGGTTTTTAACAAAACGTAGCATGACAGATCACGAAGGACGACTGTGTCCTGTTTGAAACAAGTATGCATGAATGACTTTAACAGCACTCAAGAGCTTTGCCTTAAAGGAACTAAACATCACTCTTGAAATAAAACTGAAGGAGAAAAACCAGCACTGGTTATTGTAGGACAggtctgtttattattattttttgtctacATTTTAACTTACATGTGTCAGGATTTTAGAGGGTGTAGGATGTTATGCCCTTCATTAATGTAATCATAATCATGtattaataagtacatagtatgtacatgaggaacaggactgtaaaataaaatgctactaAAATGGTTCTGACGGATCGTGTAtgcatatacatgtatgtatttcatttttttttaaataatttttcataactattttccttgatttttttctttatttttaaataaacatatgctTAATAATGTTTCCCTCTTTGTATCCAGGTAGCACAAGGTTAAATCTCGCAGCACAGGTTAAGAGTGCAGCTCTCTGTGTTACGGTCCTGCTGGTTTGATCCTGTTTTCTACAAAAGAAAGACAGATGAAGCTCTCGGCTGAAGTCAGTTTTCAGGTATTGGTGCAGCTCGGCATCAAGCCCTACACATACTGTTATTACAATCTATttatcttcctctctgtctctcttttgctGAGCTTGCTAAAGATCTGTTATTGGCTTggttttaaaatattagttttgtgcttttatatactcacacacacataaatgttgCTTCACAGATACAAGACCATTTCAGCAGTAACGTGTGTTTGTAAATATAAAACCAAAGACTGTGCTATATTGAATATAAGATGAGGTCTGCCTTCTGTGTCCTAAATATTCCCTGTTTCAGATGGTCTCAAGGTTGCAATAAGCTGTTTTGAATGAGACCAAtgctgcaaaaacattttttaagctCCTGTTTAAACTACCACTCTGCTGTAAAACTACCATTCTGCAGTAGCTAtactgatattaatattaatggcaATTTTTAGATTCTTACTGAACAGGTTTTTCAGATATCAGATGAATGCAAGGTCACATGGCCTAGCTCTCTTTTTCATGTCAATCTCTATGATTTTTGAAAGAGCGCATTGAAACTGGCATCAGCGAAAACTTAAGATGATATGAAGCATCAAAGCATAGGAAAGTAATCATAAAATCACTGCCGTCCTAAAATTAATAATCCCATTTTAGCCTGgacatttcattttgtttacttaGTCTACTTAGAAATGAATTTATATTCATTGTCCAGAGATAAAATCTGGTTATCACAAATATTTATGATTTTCTTATTTAGTGAGCTTGATATAGTGCagatataaataatagtatttaaaataaatgaacgtAAATGTGTGAGAGAGGTGTTGTGTAAGACTACACTCTCTGCCATACCTTTTTTTCTTGCTTATATTTAGAACCTCATTTGGATGGATCCATGCCCATCATCTCAAACGCCTCGAGTTGTTTGAAAGATCCTGTCTTGTCCATGAGTTGGGCCAGATTTagagtttgtttgtttgacaaTTCAATGAATGGAAGTGATTTGACAGAAGGGTAATTTTGGCAATTAATATGGGACAAAGGCAGCATTGGGGGAGGTTTGACTTTTCTGGTAAATGCTGGTGTACGTATATCGAacatgccaacattagcgtagcAACAGAATGGATTATGCCCCTAAGGCATCAGCCTTTTTTGGAATCCCCCTTTGTACCGTGCACGGACTGTTTTTGCCGGGGAGTTAAAATAGTGAAAATAGCATCTTGTAACTGTACTTTACAACACTTAATATTGCATGACATATTATTCAAAATGCAACTCTGTGGAAGTTCCCACTCTTGTGAAGAAACCACCACATTTACTGTGACTGTTTAAGATAATTTATATGGATCTTTTAATTCAAAATTtgggttgatttaaaaaaaaatgaattagaattgaaaaaaatgttttttaaagaagtgtcttatgcttAACAAAGCAGCATTtttatcaaaagtacagtaaaacactaatattgttaaatattattacagtattctacttttgaattttcagcaacccttactccattcttcagtgtcacatgatcctttcaaaatcatatttttatttgtattatttatttatatatttttttattgctacttggcagattttttttttttattaatttttttttttaggttgtctGCAGTACCTTGAGAGATGTAATGTCCatgtaactttattttattttattaattattttttttagaagccAGGAACACAGATAcccttattttaaatacatttttgttgttattaatttgaaaattaaacaaactttttttgtcCCACTTTTATGAAGAATCCACATTTATCTGAACCAAATCTGCACACCTTTGTGATTGTGgaactaaatgaaaatatatgaaaCTGTTGGACCTGCAGTAAATGTAATTTCCAGTGCAGAAACTGCTGAATTTGATCTCTGAGGCGTTACACACAGTGTTTAGGTTTATAATGGAAAAGGTAATAATCATATGCATCTGCTACTCAATACAATAACAGAATAGGAGATGAAAATGTTTTCTCATCATTTTCAAATTAGTGAggctttaaataatttatcatgCAGGGACTGCTGGGACATTTGAACTCACAGTAATGcagcattcagaaaaaaaatattcttaagtCCTGCAGTATTCTGATGATTAgactattataaattatacattattcaTATGTGTGAGATCAGCAAATGTAAGGTAAATACACTAAAGTTTAAATGGAGAAAAGTTTGTCTGGTTGGCCTTAGATGGAAAGTTATGAGCAGGTGGTAAATATATGAGTATAAATGGCATTACACTATGAGTCAGTGATTGAGATGAGAGCAGCATTGAACAGGTGGGTTGGACCCCCTAATGATTTCTTTATCACACATATGGACATGTGTCATAGTTACAAGACTTTcgccaaaaaacacacacaacaaatctcagacaaataagaaaaacaaataagaaaaacaacaaaaaatatatatatactttgcttCTGTTACCCATCATGCACTGTTGCCATTGGATTATACAGTATAGGTAATGTATATGAAAATACTGAAAcatacttctgttcaaatgtttggggttaatAAGATTTTTGggaagcactttattttacagtcctgttcctcatgtacatactatgtacttattataataattacaataactacgTAATAactactaaccctgaacctacccctaatcCTTACCCATGtatttaccttgtattaccagaactgtCTGAGGTAAGTAAACTGTGTGTACATAGCCTactgtaaaaaagtttttttaatgaacaaagtctcttatgctcaccaaagctgcatttatttatttgataaaaatacagtaaaaacaaaggTGTATTTTAGTGGAATATTAtaacaattcaaataaataattaaatgtaatatattttaaaatgtgatttattcctgtaatgcaaagttGATTTTTCAGCTGCCTTTACTCCAGTGTTcattgttacatgatccttcagaaaaggttatttatttattatttgtttgtttgctcaagaaacatttcttcttaatatcaatgttgaacagTTTTACTAATATTCTAATGGAAATTGTGCTAATTTTCTTTGGACGTCTTTGACAAATAGAACGTTTGAAAGAACAATTAATTTGTAATTGATATctttaataacattataaatgtctttactttcatcttgatcagtttaatactttttttaaaagctaGTACATgaggatttgtattttatttttattttttattaaaagaacaGGTTTACAATTATGACGTCATGAACAATCTTGTTCTCTATTACAGATCAGTGAGAAATCAAAATAATTCAATGCCTTATAGctataagattttttattttcaggttaTGACAGAAGACCATGGTTGTGTTGTTTGCGGTTTTATTAAGTTTCGCTCTTTTCGGGAAATAAAGGAGGAGGAAAATACTAGGATTAGGAATGTAACACAGGCTACAGTGACCATTTGAAAGTAAACTCTCTTCCGCATGTACATAGACATCAAACAGAttgatttttgattaattttattcCTGCCCTGCACATGCTCTTTGAGGTTTTAACCATAACTAAAGTGCAGGCTGATTTCTCCATCAGACCGAAGTGACGCATTCCATGGTGCTGGTGAGACAAACCCCACAGTCACACCGGAGGGCCACTGGATATGTGTAGGACGGGTCCACGTCTGCTGAGCAGTTCGGCAGCTGCACCGTTTCTAATCGAGTTTCATTATAAGTGCACACACGCTGGTGCGACTCGATGAAGGGTGGGTCCAGGACTGGTTTCTGCAGTGATTGACAGGTGAAGTGAAGGGTGTGTATCAGACTGATGTCATGATGAGAACTTTTCATCTGggcactgttgttgttgttttttttttttttttaatagactatgcataatatactgtagaatatttaattaaaaatgttaaataatatctCAATGTCTGTTCCAACCCAAACATTTACTGAAAGTGAATATTGTCCCCGAAGGCAATTTATCTTCAAAAATGAGTGTTGTCTTGATCTGACCCTTAAAACTGAATTGACCTGTAGTGAGGATGAGGTATAACTATTCGGGTTATATATTTGAGTCATAAAAAGTAGTTGATTTCAAAGCTAGcacataaaacatatttgtttttgtttttttctgagtgtgcGCATAGAAAATATATCGACACTCTCCTTCAGATATGCTCTTATCAATAATTAAGAGCAGTAAATAATGATTCTTGTAAAACATTTATTGCAGGAAAAAAAATGGGTCAAAGTGAGTTCTGTTCCCAAAGTGCTTTTAACTGCTCTATGTGTAACACTTAAACACaatcaaaatttatttttaactgaatCTCTCTAATAATAtctttgcatttttatgaaaaaGTCAGAACTATTTTGCCGCTTCAATTTGTATTAAAAGCAAAATCACCTTGTCTATTATTTATGATACTATGGAATATACCGAATCTGGGGTTTATCATTTGATATATTAGAGAATTATAAAACCATGTTAAATAATAGCAatgctttaaaattaattttcaccTTGACATTGTTTATCATATCATTTTTGAATAAGTATTGATCACATTGCAGGTCTGCTGCAAAAGCGCTTCTCTCTTTTCATGAGTATGTTTTTCATGGGCTGATAACGTAAGCCTTACTGCCCAGGTCTCACAGCGCCCCCAGCAGGCATCAGTGGTGATGTGCAGCCCACTGCATCCTGGCTTACGGGCCAGAAAGGTCAATTCTCTGACTGCACAGCCGATGAAACGCTTCAGGTTGAGCACAGAAGCCTCTGTATGAGCTCCACAACACAGCCAAACAGCCAGAGTCTCAGTCACACAGCATAGAGTTACAGGAGAGAGTCTGGCACACATACATCCAGCAGTAATAAAGaaatgaaatgtcacaaaagaccaAAGACAAAAGACCAAAGACAAACAGGGAAGGAGTCCATGGCAAAAtctaaaaagtgatttttttctgAAAGGTCTGATATTATTGACACCTGAGGGTGCAGGGTGACAACTGTGCAGCTTAATTTCCTCAgaaaatcattttctttattacattctttattttttaaattagggGAAAACATACATTTAACATCTTTGGATTTCATGAATTACAAACAGGCATATTAGACTCATAACTATGCAAGAATCCTGAAGATACGGAGTGACCTGCATGAGGACACTAAATTATAGggctagtattattattattattattattattttaattttgtgtagAAAACAATAGTAGAACAGAAACAAAACTTATTAGCTGAAATATACAAAGTATTATTTAGAGTAAATAAATTTGTGTTTAGTAACGTTAAACAAACTTTTCTGAAATTATGCAACAGTGACGCCTAGTGGTCGATTCTGGAAGGTTCTGATGAAGAGAACCAACATGATCTACTCATAAATCACTTGTCTCACAGTATAAGTGATCAAGTTGTCCCACAACCTGTAATTAAATCAACATGTAAGTGTGCTTTAGGCAATAAAACGTATGTAGGTACTGACTGAGGGGCTTTTCAGTAAGAATTATTGATTATCTGAAGGACAAACTTTTTTATAGCCTGTAGAaatctttaataatgttttaaacaacGATATTTTGTGCTTCCTGTCTGTTGTAGGCCTATGTGTATCTATAATAAAGTCATTGAGGAGCCTGTGCTACTTGTTATAGTTACCTCATCTGGTGTTCTCAGCTTCGTAATAACTGTTTAGCAGCTGGTGAAAAAATATACGCAGTGACTACATTAATTGATTTTCTGCGAATTATTTATGAAGGAATGAATGACAATAGGAAAATGTGCGATTCGGAATTTTGCCTGCGGACGAAAAGCTCTTTCACGCAGATTCGCTTGTTTTCCAGAAACTTTGTTGAAAtctgtatatattatatgatatcaccatttatatattttgacCACAGAAACGACTTCAAATTTCAGATGTTTTTTCTGTTCGTCTATACTCACTTTGTGACTGCCCTCAGTGAATGATTGTGTAATTTGAGGAACCAGTCAAATTTAGTTACCTTTGCTGTTCTTGTTTATGATGCTTCAATGAGCTTTGGTTTGGTTTTGGTACCAAGAAGTACTTTTGAAATTAAATGGATAAAATTGAAAATGGTTGTCTGTGCAGTAGATGTACTCATTACTAATGTAACCTATTTGATGAGTAATGTCGCTTTTTTTCTTTACAGGAGGTTCACTCACAGCTGTGTACCCAGAAGTCCGTTCTACAGCGTATTTCAGAAAGCTTGAACATGATGTGCTCTGACAAAAACTCATCAATTCCAGAAGagatgggagggagagagagataaaaaagagatgggagacagagagagagggacatTTCAGGAAGTCTCACAGTCATTAGAAGAAGTGTAGGAGCAGATTTGATGCATTCTTTGAATGGTTCTTAACTTATTTTGTTTCAGCATCCAGATTTTACATTCATCAAAACATAACtttttaattaagaattaaacaaaactttaattaaGATACAGCAACATTTgtcaatttaaatttttgtcaATTATTTATACAAAGAAGTAAAACATGACCAATCGAATGAAAGGAAATCAGGAGTTTCAGTGGATAATAACTGAATTATGACTTCAGTTGTATGTAATCTAAAGTGTGTTATTTATACTGTCTGCGTGTAGGTCCGTGACTGGCTGCAGGAGCATGAGGAGATGGTGAAAGGGTCACAGAGCTGGATCTCAGAGGCTCAGTCTTTGCTTACGACACCCTGCACATACACCACTGCCAGATGCCTGGACAGTCATGTGAATCCACTGCAGGTTTTATTCTCAGACACATCATTATCATTTAGCTGACTTCTGAAGAAACCTATATCATCCCACTGTGGGGTTTAAACTTAGTATTTGGTTACTGGCCCAGATCTTTGTATAAGGCTAAAAGTGCTTCATCATTTTCATGTCAAATAATAATctacatgtgtatgtgtgtgttttaggttcTAGATGATTCTGCTCAGATGAGACAGATTCTACAGGGTTTCAGCAGTGTGCTGACAGAGATGGGAAGTGTTTTTGATATCAGTCCTTTATAGGAGCAGCTCTCAAATACTGATCGATGTGTGGCAGACATGCAGCAGCAGTGAGCACACTGAcatcttataaaataaaaagaggatATGACTTCATACATAcacatttgaaagtgaaagtggcgTGGCATACAACCAAGTTTGGTGAGCCACACTCAGaattcttgctctgcatttaacccatccaaagggcacacacacagcactgaacacacacccggagcagtgggcagcctttTATACTGCATCGGCCGGGGAGCAGTTGCCCCACCTCTTGTTTTAGGCCACTTGtttaagggcacctcagtcgttgtattgaaggtggagagagcactgtacattcactcaccCCACCAACACTCAACTCACAATCTTTTGGATTATAAGTCCAACTCTAACCATTACGCCATGACTTTCCCCATTACAAAATTATGTATGATTGATTAATTAACTTAGAATTATTAGTTCATTTATGAATAATTTTGCAAATCAGGATGCACATTTGTATTATCTATAAaagggaataataataataataatttgaggaatctGTGAATTTCCTCTGTTTATGTGTCTACGTTTTTTTAAGGAAGTGGATGCCATTGAGTCAGAGGTGAAGGTCATGGAGAAAGATGTGGCCAAAATCAAATCTACTTTGACCACCAAAGACATCAGTCAGGACTgtgtaaaagtaaagtaaaaatgtGTCTTGTACAGTATTTAAACATTTGACCAGGCATGGAAAAGACTAAAATGATGTACTATAAAGCACCTGATTCCTGTGTGTGTTTCATGTGTGTTTGCAGTCAACAGAAGACAGGATCGACCTGATGAAAAGGACAGTCGTTGAGATTCAGAACTGTAAGGATGATCTGTATCTGCCTGACAAAGCTGAAAACACACTCCTAGTGTTCAAAAAAGCAGATCAACTACAGAAACAACTGCTGGAACATGAACAggtatacatatacagtatatgcacacaCAAGCATACAAACACAGTTTATACAATGCACAGTATCATGTACTGAGGAAGACACACAGGTCAGACAAAATACTGTTAGAATCTAATGGTCCAGAGGCAGTGATTACATACTGGTTATAATATGTGTGTGCAGGAGAGTGGTCATATTCAGATTGTGCATATAGAGGAGGATGCATTGAAAAGGTCAGGAGCTGCGCTGATGACAGTGGAGCAAATCCACACCCGAGCAGAGGATCACCTGGATCTCTGAGAGGAgcagccatacccccacagaaaCACAGGTTTGAAAATTAGGAAATAAGGTTTATAAATATAAGGTACAGAATATAATCATGGCTAAAGGGCTTTGTTATGCATAGTTAATTATTGCTTTCATAAAACAGTgacttcaaaacaaaaacatatgatGTTTTCTCTGCTTTCTACTGTCATGTTTTCTACATTGTTACTCTTTCCATCACATGGTTCATAGTTCTGCCTTGTCACATCTCAGTAGACTTTTTTTAATATAGACATTATCCTGATTTGACTTTTCTTAATAGTGCAGTTTGATTTGATGATTATGTTATTCCTCATCCTCTAGGGGGCAGTATGACTACATTCTTTCATTGAGTCTGCAGTTATTATTTTTCAGATACTCCCTGTACTCCATTTGCAAATGTGGAAATATGGTAAACATTATGCAAATCTAACTTTTAATTTGGTCTAAAATATTGTTAGTATATGTATAGAGTGTAAGCTTAAATCTGTTTGATTAGTAATTTAACTGTTTATCTTCCTTTGCTAAACCACGAGTTCTATGCAATAGCATTATAATGTCATGCATAAGAGGTTTTCATAGGCACAATGTAGAGAACTCATATCCATGGACAAATCACTCTAACATAATGTgccttataaatgtattttatttaactcTTCAGTTTGATACTAGACTTAATCTGTTTTGGGTAACCAATCATGTGATagacattattgttttttttctgtgtgtgtgtgtgtgtgtgtgtctgtgtgtgtgtgcaactatAATATAAAAGTTTTCACACTTAGCCTTGCTCAATTGAATTTTTCCAAAAAACTATTCTGCCTGCTAGCAAACCAACCATCCAAACcctaaataactgatttctaaacagatgttttattcatgtatttataattttgaaGAACAGTATTATAACAAAATATGGCCAAAAAGACTTGATAGAATGAGCATCTTGTTGTGGATCTTTTTGCTCTTTGGCCCACACAAATGTCACTGCCAAACCAAGAGGCTTGCTAGTGGTCAGTGCTACGACATGTCAAAGTTCACCAAATCAGAACCCACATGAATTTCAACTTTGTGAACAGGGAAAAAGTCCATCAGGCAAAGTTCATTGTGCTGAATTCAGTAGAAATTTCACCCACATAAT is a window from the Carassius gibelio isolate Cgi1373 ecotype wild population from Czech Republic chromosome A13, carGib1.2-hapl.c, whole genome shotgun sequence genome containing:
- the LOC128026577 gene encoding glycoprotein hormone beta-5-like, whose protein sequence is MCARLSPVTLCCVTETLAVWLCCGAHTEASVLNLKRFIGCAVRELTFLARKPGCSGLHITTDACWGRCETWAKPVLDPPFIESHQRVCTYNETRLETVQLPNCSADVDPSYTYPVALRCDCGVCLTSTMECVTSV